A single Botrytis cinerea B05.10 chromosome 1, complete sequence DNA region contains:
- the Bchis1 gene encoding Bchis1: protein MDLVNHLEGRLLFAVPKKGRLLQAALNLLEGADIQFRRESRLDIALVKNLPIALVFLPAADIPTFVGEGRVDIGITGRDTVAEHATGVETERRVKSESGTSTPVEEGKEEGCVEIMDLGFGACKLQVQVPEKGPYAKPSDLIGKNIGTSFVSLSEEFFRALEAEADGGAVSGRKLKTKIIELSGSVEAACALGVADGIVDLVESGETMKAAGLKAIDTVVSSTAILVKSKRPSNPALVELIASRIRGVITAQKYVLCQYNVQRTALPDAVKITPGKRAPTINALEEEGWVAVSSMVEKKKIAVVMDDLTAVGATDILILDIANTRAG from the exons ATGGATTTAGTGAATCA CTTAGAAGGTAGATTGCTGTTCGCAGTACCAAAAA AGGGAAGACTATTACAGGCAGCACTCAATCTGCTTGAAGGTGCCGATATTCAGTTTCGAAGAGAATCAAGACTTGACATAGCATTGGTCAAAAACTTACCAATTGCGCTCGTCTTCCTTCCCGCTGCCGATATTCCTACATTCGTTGGTGAAGGTCGAGTAGATATTGGTATTACCGGACGGGACACAGTTGCAGAACATGCCACAGGAGTTGAAACCGAGAGGAGAGTTAAGTCGGAATCGGGTACTTCAACCCCTGTTGAAGAGGGTAAGGAAGAAGGATGTGTGGAGATaatggatttgggatttggtgCTTGCAAGTTACAAGTTCAAGTGCCAGAGAAGGGACCATATGCGAAGCCATCAGATCTCATTGGAAAGAATATTGGTACCAGTTTTGTCAGTTTATCTGAGGAATTCTTCCGCGCGTTAGAAGCTGAGGCAGACGGTGGTGCCGTATCCGGGCGCAAGTTGAAGACCAAGATTATCGAGCTCAGCGGCAGTGTTGAGGCTGCATGTGCTCTTGGTGTCGCTGATGGAATTGTGGATCTAGTTG AATCTGGCGAAACCATGAAGGCAGCAGGATTAAAGGCTATCGATACAGTCGTCTCGAGTACAGCAATTCTCGTGAAATCCAAAAGACCCTCAAACCCAGCATTGGTAGAACTTATTGCCTCCCGTATTCGAGGTGTTATCACTGCACAAAAATACGTCCTGTGCCAGTATAACGTTCAACGAACAGCCCTCCCAGATGCAGTCAAGATTACCCCTGGAAAGCGAGCACCCACGATCAACGctttggaggaggaaggtTGGGTGGCTGTTAGTTCAATggtagagaagaagaagatcgcTGTGGTCATGGATGATTTGACGGCCGTTGGAGCGACAgatatcttgattcttgacaTTGCAAACACGAGAGCCGGTTAA